One stretch of Tenrec ecaudatus isolate mTenEca1 chromosome 18, mTenEca1.hap1, whole genome shotgun sequence DNA includes these proteins:
- the LOC142432446 gene encoding uncharacterized protein LOC142432446, which produces MAAALMDPPQVPVTFEDVAVTFTREEWGQLDLTQRSLYQEVMLANCGLLVSLGCPVPRPELIYKLELGQELQAVKRDLCQSPCPGDKARLKTAEPSTPALTFSEGTLVHGQLTQVSSKDSQVGQDRCQEGPPEIPAQHLRPEIDTQKEQLPWGKSPAHDGLGTGNDVCSRTPQEQISAGDAVHESSSHGPAKDPATHEERDPHICKECGKVFNKKRLLAQHERIHSGVKPYGCTECGKFFRKSTYLLQHHMVHTGEKPYECRECGKAFSRRSHLTQHQRIHSGEKPYKCTECGKAFTHRSTFVLHKRSHTGEKPFVCKECGKAFRDRPGFIRHYLIHSGENPYECFECGEVFKHRSYLMWHQQTHTGEKPYECSECGKAFCESAALIHHSVIHTGEKPYECPECGKAFNHRSYLKRHQRIHTGEKPYVCSECGKAFTHCSTYILHKRAHTGERPFACKECGKAFSSRADLIRHYTIHTGEKPHECVECGKAFSRRSGLTRHQRIHSGEKPYECGECGKTFCWSTNLIRHSVIHTREKPYACRECGKAFCRSSSLTQHLRAHSGRNPVRGTDGKRPFNKRQTPVNIQELFLGKDFLNVTREGTLWPEEPSYPAADCS; this is translated from the exons ATGGCGGCGGCGCTGATGGACCCGCCTCAG GTGCCTGTAACCTTCGAAGACGTGGCTGTGACCTTCACGCGGGAGGAGTGGGGACAGCTGGACCTTACTCAGAGGAGTTTGTACCAGGAGGTGATGCTAGCAAACTGTGGACTGCTGGTCTCTCTGG GGTGTCCTGTGCCCCGGCCAGAGCTGATCTACAAGCTGGAGCTTGGGCAAGAGTTGCAGGCCGTGAAGAGAGACCTATGCCAGAGCCCCTGTCCAG GGGACAAGGCAAGGCTTAAGACCGCAGAGCCAAGCACTCCTGCTCTGACCTTCTCTGAGGGAACTTTAGTCCATGGACAGCTGACACAAGTGTCCTCCAAGGATTCTCAGGTGGGACAAGACAGGTGTCAGGAGGGACCACCAGAAATACCGGCCCAACACTTGAGACCAGAGATAGACACCCAGAAGGAGCAGCTCCCTTGGGGGAAAAGCCCTGCGCATGATGGTTTGGGGACAGGTAATGATGTGTGCTCAAGGACTCCACAGGAACAAATCTCTGCGGGAGATGCGGTCCACGAAAGTAGCTCACATGGACCTGCTAAAGATCCCGCGACTCATGAAGAGAGAGATCCCCATatctgtaaggaatgtgggaaagtgtTTAACAAGAAACGTCTTCTTGCCCAACATGAGCGCATTCACTCTGGAGTGAAGCCCTATGGGTGCACGGAATGTGGGAAGTTCTTCCGGAAGAGCACTTACCTCCTTCAGCATCACATGGTCCACACCGGGGAGAAGCCCTACGAGTGCAGAGAGTGCGGGAAGGCCTTCAGCCGCAGATCTCACCTTACTCAGCACcagagaattcacagtggggagaagCCTTACAAGTGCACTGAGTGTGGAAAGGCCTTCACCCACCGCTCCACCTTCGTCTTGCACAAGCGGAGCCACACTGGAGAAAAGCCATTCGTGTGCAAAGAGTGCGGGAAAGCGTTCCGTGACCGGCCAGGCTTCATTCGGCACTACCTCATTCACAGCGGAGAGAACCCCTATGAGTGCTTTGAGTGCGGGGAGGTCTTCAAGCACAGGTCCTACCTGATGTGGCACCAGCAGACGCACACCGGGGAGAAGCCCTACGAGTGCAGTGAGTGCGGGAAGGCCTTCTGTGAGAGCGCGGCCCTCATTCACCACTCCGTCATCCACACCGGGGAGAAGCCCTACGAGTGCCCAGAGTGCGGCAAGGCCTTCAACCACAGGTCCTACCTCAAGAGGCACCAGCGCATCCACACCGGGGAGAAGCCCTACGTGTGCTCCGAATGCGGAAAGGCCTTCACCCACTGCTCCACGTACATCTTGCATAAAAGGGCCCACACCGGGGAGAGGCCGTTTGCGTGCAAAGAGTGCGGGAAGGCCTTCAGCAGTCGGGCCGACCTCATTCGCCACTACACCATCCACACTGGGGAGAAGCCCCACGAGTGTGTTGAGTGTGGCAAGGCCTTCAGCCGCAGGTCTGGCCTTACAAGACACCAGCGCATTCACAGTGGGGAGAAGCCCTACGAGTGCGGTGAGTGTGGGAAAACTTTTTGCTGGAGCACAAATCTCATTCGACACTCTGTCATCCACACGCGCGAGAAGCCCTACGCGTGCCGTGAATGTGGTAAGGCCTTCTGTCGCAGCTCTTCCCTCACTCAGCACCTAAGGGCTCATTCGGGGAGAAACCCTGTCCGTGGGACAGATGGGAAGAGGCCTTTTAACAAGCGACAGACCCCGGTCAACATTCAAGAACTCTTCCTAGGGAAAGACTTTTTGAATGTAACCAGGGAGGGAACTCTCTGGCCCGAGGAACCGTCTTACCCAGCAGCTGATTGCTCGTAG